Genomic window (Drosophila sulfurigaster albostrigata strain 15112-1811.04 chromosome 2R, ASM2355843v2, whole genome shotgun sequence):
ACAATTCATATgcctgtggctgctgcttggcataatattaatttaaattagataGATGCTGGCGAACAGCAATAGTAACAGCAACCGGGGCAACCgggactgtgactgtgactgcgacagATGGTGTATCAATTTGCATGGAGGGTAACTAGCTTTTGGCCAAAGGCTTGCGGTGTAGGGCAATAATGGGCATAATGCTCATACGCTTCCATTCACCTGTGTGCTAATCATTTTACAATCGGTTTAGCGATCTCCTCCACTTCCACTCCACTTCTCCCCTCTCCACACTTTCCACAACGCGCAAATGGAGCATGAAATTTGCGAATTCAACAAATGCATAGAGTGGACAACGGACAAAGGACAAAGGACTTCGGAACCGGAAATTCCGACTAGCTTGGCTAATTAACCATAAAATGCAGTTAATAAGTTTTTCACCCAAAATTATTGtcgtttgtttgtgttttatggcTGACTGAattgtattaataaatattgatcaaatgcaattgcatgcacaaaacaatttttgggaATTTTCACAACTGACaactttgcacattttttttcttccttcaATTTTTTGCACGAattagcaaaacaaatttttggctttttgacAGGTCAGCGAAAAATGCGCTCGCTGGGGTTAAGCCAATTAATATGAGAATGTCACCACTCTcttgcactcacacacacacactcgctcacatacacacagacatgGCGACCAAACagatttccgtttccgttgtGCATTAGTCGCTTCGTGCAACATTTTGCGGCGTGGAGTCGCCAACGTTGCCGCACATAAATTatagcaaattgtttgcatttaattgcatggtttgcttgccacttgccactactgttgttgttgttgttgttgcaacttacCCATACATATTTCACTTAAATATATGTTGAATTCAGTAAGGTAATccggacacacacacatacgaatgCAAGTAATCAGCATGTTTGTGGATTTGATGAAGTCCCGCTAATTAAGTGTTGCCTCCTCAGACCGTTTATCTTGCGACTCAGCTGTCGGTCAGACTGTTATCGAGTTGTGCAACATTGTTTTGTAGCAACATCCAGCAACATCCATTACTCAGCAAATATGACAACTGCTGACAGCTGTGCATATCCTTTGGACAGCTTACGACTTCCAGCCAAAGATAAGCGATATCTTTGGGCCCCAAAACAATCGCAAATCTCTGTAAAGTCTCTAGGCAAAGTGATTTAATGTTAAACACACACTTAAGTAATTGCTGCTGGGGTTTATTAAAGTTTACTGCATAATTTATGCCTTCACTTGACAATCGGCCATGTTCCACAACTCGGCCTGCATTACAAAGAAGTCAGTCAACTCAGTGAGACTCAAGCCGGACAGTAGATCATTGATAGCTGGCAGAGAATAGGTGGCAAACAAAGTGTTCACATAAGGCTGAATCTCCTCGGCGAACAACAGCGAGAAGGACTCGATAAAGTTGTTCACAAAGTTATTGGTAGCCACATCCAAATACTTGTCCCAGTTGTCGGCCTTAACGCCAGCCACAAAGTACTTCAGATCGAAGTCACTAATCTGCAATCCATTGGAGTTGTTTGCGCTCTGCGCAAAAGTATATCCGCCAACGAAGCGCCAATCAATCAGCTTCTTGTTGATGAGCACATTTTGGCGAATGGGCAACGGAAGACCGCCAACACTGAGATTACCCTCCAGCTCATAGGCACCCAAGATTTGCAGTTGTGGGAAGATGACATCGAAGTGGGCATGATTTGTGCTATCATTATAGCCACCGCTCAAGATCTGGAAGTTGTTCAAGCCGGAGATGCGAATGTTGCTCACATTACCCACAAGATTGGTATTTCCATTGCTGTAGTTGAAGGCTTGGAAATCGACGGTCAGTGGAGCCAGCACTGGCAAATTCCCTGCAGCATAGCCGCAAGGAATGATCTTCTGCCAGGCTTGCAGGAACATTTCCACCGCATCT
Coding sequences:
- the LOC133836747 gene encoding uncharacterized protein LOC133836747 — its product is MLFKFSLILAVLVAATSAYPSIYDTALIGYSDAVEMFLQAWQKIIPCGYAAGNLPVLAPLTVDFQAFNYSNGNTNLVGNVSNIRISGLNNFQILSGGYNDSTNHAHFDVIFPQLQILGAYELEGNLSVGGLPLPIRQNVLINKKLIDWRFVGGYTFAQSANNSNGLQISDFDLKYFVAGVKADNWDKYLDVATNNFVNNFIESFSLLFAEEIQPYVNTLFATYSLPAINDLLSGLSLTELTDFFVMQAELWNMADCQVKA